The Myxococcus xanthus genome contains the following window.
GTGCACCTCATGCCAGCGTCCAGGCGTGGCGCGCCATTCGAAGATGGTGTGGCCCGCGCCGCTCGCGACCCGGCGCAGCTCCCGCTCCATCCGCGTGCCCAGCAACTCCGGGCACGCCTGCCACAGAATCTGCCGGAAGAGCTGCTCCTGCGAACGCCCGCTGAGGGCCGCGGCCTCGTGGTTCACGAAGGTGATTCGCCAGTCCGCATCCAACGTGAAGAACGCGTCGGGTGTGGCCTCCAGCATGCTCCGCACCCAGTCCAGGGTTTCGCGGACGCTCTCCTCCAACCGCAGGGCGCTGGTGATGTCACGCAGGCGCAGCAGGACACCGTCCCGGAGCGGCACCGCCGTTCCCTGAAGCCACACGTCCCCTTCCTGGAAGCTGTCCGCAGCCGGCCGGCCCGCCTCCACCACGTTCCGGAGCAGGTCCACCCGGGAGGCCAGACCCGAGCCCGGCATCAGCTCGCGCAGCCGCCGGCCTCTCAGCAACTCCGGAGCGGCGTGCCCCAGTGCGCGCGCACCCGCGGGATTCGCCCAGGCCCACTGGAAGTCGACGAGCGCTCCCGCCGCGTCCCGCACGGCGTGCAACACCATGCAGCCCTCAGGCTGGTGCCGCTCCGCTTCCTCGAGCGCCACCAGCAGCACATCCATGTCGGGCGCCGGAGCCGCCTGGAATCGGTCGTTCAGAATGGCTCCATGTCGACACGAATACGTGGCCGTCACAAGTACACGCGGCAAACATGTATCAGTATCAGTTCCCATGTGTCTGTCGGCCAACCGCCGCTTGACCTGGCTCGCGCGCGCAGGGGACGCCCGGGCGGCTAGGCTCCTCGGCCGCCCATGACGCCCACCCTCATCACCGCCGTCCACTTCGAGCCGCTGCACCTCCCGCTCACCGAGCCCTTCGCCATCGCCACCGGCGCGCAGTACGCCGCGGAGAACGTCCTGGTGCGACTCACCCTGGCGGACGGCTCCGAGGGCCTGGGCGAGGCCGCCCCCTTCCCCGCCGTCAGTGGAGAAACACAGGCCAGTACGCTGGCCGCCCTGGAACAGGTGCGCGCGGGGCTGGTGGGACGAGACGCTCGCGCGTGGCGGCCCGCCTCCGAGGCGCTGGGGGATTCACTCGCGCTGGCGCCCTCCGCCCGGTGCGCCGTGGAGACGGCGCTGCTCGATGCGCTGGCTCGGCACTACGGCGTTCCGTTGTACGTGATGCTGGGCGGCGCGCAGTCCGCGCTGGACATCGACATGACGGTCACCGCGGGAGACGTGGCCCATGCGCGAAAATCCGCGCAGGCAATCCTGGCGCGGGGCATCACCACGCTGAAGGTGAAGGTCGGGGCGCTGCCGCCCGTCGAGGACGCGGCACGACTGGTGGCCATTCATGAAGTCGCGCCCCAGGCCCGGCTCTTCGCGGATGCCAACGGTGGCTATGACGTGGCCGAGGCGCTCGCCTTCTTGAAAGAACTGGCGCGCGCGGACGTCCCCCTGGCCCTCTTCGAACAACCCGTGCCCGCGCATGATGTGGCCGGTATGGCGGAGCTCACGCGCCGCTCGCGCGTGCCGGTGTGCGCGGATGAGTCGGCGCGCTCGGCGAAGGACGTGCTGCGACTCATCCGGGAAGGCGCCGCGCACGCCATCAACATCAAGACGATGAAGTGCGGCGTCGTCGAGGCACTGACGATGTGGAGCCTCGCTCGCGCAGCGGGCCTGGAGCTCATGGTGGGCGGCATGGTGGAGAGCGTGCTGGCCATGTCCGCCTCGGCGCACCTGGCCGCCGGCTTGGGGGGCTTCACCTACGCCGACCTGGATACACCGCTGTTCATCGCGAGCCACCCCTTCCAAGGCGGCGCCCGATACGCGGGCGCACGGCTGGAGTTGCCAACGGATGCACCCGGGCACGGCGTCACGCTGGCCTGAGCCGCGCTCCGCCGCACGGGCTGCGGTCCTGCGAACCCGGCCCGCTGCCTCCACCCGCCGGGCCGTCGTTGCCATGAATGGTGGCGATGTGAATCTGGTTCCAGCCCGTATGCGAATGTGACGCGTTGGCCGCGGGCACATCGTGGAAACCAACGAAGGCGGCGGTGGCCATCCAACCAGCCAGCACCCAACGCGGAAAGCGCTGGCGGGGGGCGAGCGACTGTTCATCCATGGGGCGTCTCCTGAGGGGTGCGCTGCGGGTGTCCCGAATGGGACGCGGCGAGGCATTGCAGCGGCTGTGCCGCGTGCCTCCGCCCCGGAGCGCCACGCCACCGCGTGGCCGGAACCGGTCACCTGACGCATGGAATGACCATGAAGTGGTCACCCGCGAGCGGACTGTGAGGCTTAGCGGGCCGCTCCTCGTGGGGCATTCGCGCTAGGGTAGGCGCATGACCCTGGCCGTCTGCGTGCGGTGTGGCAACTCGAAGGTGGGCGCGTTCACCCCCTGCACGGGTTGCGGACTGGCCCCCGCCGCCCACGGCACCGAACGGGAACTCCAGGCACGCAGCCTGCTGCTCACGGAGCGCTACCTGCCTGGGGGTGAGTTGGAGGAGATAGGCCGGAAGATTCGCAAGGGCGAGCCCGTAACCTACGACGCAGGGCTGCTCGCGCAGATTACCGAGGACCTCCGGACACAGAAGCTGCCCATCGTCTCGAAGTCATCCCCTGGGTGCTCCGTCGCCTTGTGGGCCGTGGTGGGCGTGCTCCTCGTGCTCGCCGTGGGCTTCCTGCTCATGTCGCGGCTGCGAGGCCCCTGAGCGCACTGGGACAGCGTCGGCCGCAGGGGCCGGTTAGTGAAGCAGTTCCGTGCTGGCCGCATCCACCTCACCGCTCCGGTTGTTCCTCGTCTCGGAGGACCCGCTCGCCCGGGGGGCGCTCGCCCGGGCGCTGGGGGACCAGACAGGCGTGCACTTCGAGGTGGCGGCCGGGACGCAGGTGGACCTGGAGTCCCAACCCGGCGAGCCACCCGACGCGGTGCTGTGGGACACGGGCCTGCGCCCGTCCAACATGGAGGGTCCCGACCTGGGCGCGCCGGTGCTCGCGCTGGTGGTGGATGAAGCCGCGGGCGAGGCAGCCCTGGGCGCGGGGGCGCGGGGCCTGCTGTTCCGGGACGCGGAGCCCTCCGCCCTGGTCGCCGCGCTGCTCTCCGTGGCACGGGGACTGACCGTGTTCGACCCCGCGCTCGCGGAGCTGCGCGCCACGCCGCGTGCCTCGCTACCGGCCCAGGCCACCGCGCCGGACGCGCTCACGCCGCGGGAGCGCGAGGTGCTCGGGTTGCTCGCGGAGGGGCTGTCCAACAAGGCCATCGCGGACCGGCTGGACATCAGCGAGCACACCGCCAAGTTCCATGTAAATGCCGTGCTCGCCAAGCTGGGCGTCCAGCGGCGCACGGAGGCCGTGGTCCGCGCGGCGAAGCTGGGCCTGGTCACCCTGTAGGCATCGGGCCGCCACGCGACGGTGCTACGTCGCGTTTCCCCTGGGTGATAGGCTCCGGCGCGCATGGCCAACCAGGACTGGGTGACGCGCCTGCTCACCGGGCGCGCGACGGCGGACAAGCAGCTCAATGTCCACCTCTCCGAGCGCGACGGCGGCAGCCTCCACGACAAGATGCGGCAGGCGTATTGGTGGATCACCAACAACGCCGTCATCTGTCCCTACTACGACCTGGAGTTCGGCTCGTCCGCGTCCCTCAAGACGCCTGCGGGTGACGAGCTCCACCTCCCCGAGGACACCAGCTACAGCTCGTTCGTCCTCATCCCCCTGCTCACCCTCTTCACCTGCCGGCGCGCGCTGCTGGTGGGCGGACCGGGACGCGGGAAGACGACGTCCGCCATCCTCATGGCCCTGCTGTCCGGCATGGGCCGCGACGAGGTCCACCGCGGCATCCAGCGCGGGCACCCGCAGCTCTCCATCGCGGACCTGCTGGGCGCGCCGCTGCCCTCCGACATGCTCAAGGCGGAGGACCTGTCCGCGGTGAAGGTGAGCTGGCGCAAGTGGATTGGCCAGCGCGTCAAAATCATCGACGAGTACAACCGCATCCCCACCAAGACGCAGTCCGCGCTCCTGTCCCTCATGGCGGAGGGCTACGCGGAGATGATGGACCAGTACGTCTACGCGGGCCGCTCGTCCTGGTTCCTCACCGCCAACGACGACCAGGGCGGCGGCACCTTCCAGGTCATCGAGGCGCTGAAGGACCGCATCGACGTGGTGGTGCGCGCGGTGCCCTTCAACTCGGGCTTCATGGACCAGCTCCTCCAGCGCCTGGAGGCCGACAAGTCCCCCGAGGAGCTGCTGCCCAAGGAAATCGTCTTCACGCCTGGCGAGTTGGAGCGCGCCTACGCCGCCATCCTGGAAGTGGAGGTGCCCAAGGACGTGTTGGAGCGCATCGCCTTCTTCCTGGGGCAACTGGACTTCTGCCGCATGGCCTCGCCGCGCTTCGAGTTCAAGCACAAGGACACGCTCAAGCTGGCCGGGCAGACGGTGGCCGCGGTGTGCAACGAGCAGTGCCCGCTGGACAAGAAGGTCCACCTCTGCACGCAGACGGAGAACGGCGTCAGCGTGCGCGCGTACCAGACCATCCTCCACTTCGCGAAGGCCATGGCCTTCTTCCGCGGCCACAGCGCCGTGGAGCTGGAGGACTTCCGGCAGATTGCCCCCTGGGTGCTGCACGAGAAGCTGGTGCCCAACCCGCGCAGCGCCTTCTTCGAGGTGAAGGGCCACCGCATGCTCCTCCAGGACCGCGTGGCCTGGCTGCGGAACATGTTCGACATGGCCATGGGCCACTACGACACGCACGCGCCCATCCGGCGCAAGGTGACGACGCTGCGCCATGAGCTGGACAAGGGCCTGTCCGGCGTGGACCTGCGCACCACCGAGAAGCGCATGAATCAGGTGACGGTGCTCATGAAGGAGCTGCTCACACGGCACGAGCTGTCCGGCCCCGTCTACGAGGACGTCATCCACCTCAAGTCCCTGTACAGCCGCTACCGGAACTACGCGACGTGGCTGAAGGAGAACCCGGGCGGTCGCCCATGAGCACCTTCACCGACGAGC
Protein-coding sequences here:
- a CDS encoding dipeptide epimerase, which encodes MTPTLITAVHFEPLHLPLTEPFAIATGAQYAAENVLVRLTLADGSEGLGEAAPFPAVSGETQASTLAALEQVRAGLVGRDARAWRPASEALGDSLALAPSARCAVETALLDALARHYGVPLYVMLGGAQSALDIDMTVTAGDVAHARKSAQAILARGITTLKVKVGALPPVEDAARLVAIHEVAPQARLFADANGGYDVAEALAFLKELARADVPLALFEQPVPAHDVAGMAELTRRSRVPVCADESARSAKDVLRLIREGAAHAINIKTMKCGVVEALTMWSLARAAGLELMVGGMVESVLAMSASAHLAAGLGGFTYADLDTPLFIASHPFQGGARYAGARLELPTDAPGHGVTLA
- a CDS encoding helix-turn-helix transcriptional regulator, producing MLAASTSPLRLFLVSEDPLARGALARALGDQTGVHFEVAAGTQVDLESQPGEPPDAVLWDTGLRPSNMEGPDLGAPVLALVVDEAAGEAALGAGARGLLFRDAEPSALVAALLSVARGLTVFDPALAELRATPRASLPAQATAPDALTPREREVLGLLAEGLSNKAIADRLDISEHTAKFHVNAVLAKLGVQRRTEAVVRAAKLGLVTL
- a CDS encoding AAA family ATPase, which codes for MANQDWVTRLLTGRATADKQLNVHLSERDGGSLHDKMRQAYWWITNNAVICPYYDLEFGSSASLKTPAGDELHLPEDTSYSSFVLIPLLTLFTCRRALLVGGPGRGKTTSAILMALLSGMGRDEVHRGIQRGHPQLSIADLLGAPLPSDMLKAEDLSAVKVSWRKWIGQRVKIIDEYNRIPTKTQSALLSLMAEGYAEMMDQYVYAGRSSWFLTANDDQGGGTFQVIEALKDRIDVVVRAVPFNSGFMDQLLQRLEADKSPEELLPKEIVFTPGELERAYAAILEVEVPKDVLERIAFFLGQLDFCRMASPRFEFKHKDTLKLAGQTVAAVCNEQCPLDKKVHLCTQTENGVSVRAYQTILHFAKAMAFFRGHSAVELEDFRQIAPWVLHEKLVPNPRSAFFEVKGHRMLLQDRVAWLRNMFDMAMGHYDTHAPIRRKVTTLRHELDKGLSGVDLRTTEKRMNQVTVLMKELLTRHELSGPVYEDVIHLKSLYSRYRNYATWLKENPGGRP